The DNA region GACAAGGCCACGTCATACGCGGAGCTGCTCGAAAACCGTTCCATCGAACCCAAGGACATCGAATGGTTCAGGGGGCTGGCCGACAAGATCACCCCGGAAGACCTGCTGACCATCATCTACACCTCCGGCACCACCGGAACCCCCAAGGGGGTCATGCTCAACCATGCCAACATCATGCACAACGTGCGCACCCTGCCGCCGCTCATCAGGCTGCAGGCCGATGATGTGTGGGTGTCCATCCTACCGACCTGGCACATCTTCGAGCGAACCGCAGAATACATAGGCATCGCCACCGGCAGCTGTCTGGTCTACTCATCCATCCGCACTTTCGCCGCTGATCTGGAATCCTACAAGCCCACCCTGGTCGCAACCGTGCCGCGCATCTGGGAATCCCTGTATTCCAAGATCACGACGGGGCTGAAGAAAAAGGATCCCAAGAAAGCCAAGATCTTCAATCTGCTGGTCCGGGTCTCCGCTGCCTACCGCCGCAATGCGCGCGTGCTGCGCGATCAGCTGCCCGTCTTCAAGAAGAGGGCCTTTCCCCTGCGCCTTGCGGACAAGGTGCAGGCCCTGGTTTCAAACATGTTTCTCTTTCTGCCCAACCTCTTGGCCAAAAAGAAACTCGTGCTCGTACAGGAAAAATTCGGCGGTCGTCTCAAGGGCGCCATCAGCGGCGGTGGCAGCCTGCCACCCTATCTGGATGAATGGATCGACGCCATCGGCATCCGCATCATCAACGCCTACGGCATGACCGAGTGCTCGCCCGGCATCGCCGGACGCGGATTCAACTGTGACATCTTCGGCACCATCGGGCCCCCCGTTGGCGAGACCGAACTGCGCATCGTCAACGATCTGGGAGAGCCGGTGCCAAAGGGCGTCGAAGGCGAAATTCAGGTTCGCGGCGCGCAGGTCTTCAAGGGCTACTACAAAAACGACGAGGCCAACGAGAACGCATTCTCCCTCGACGGGTTCCTGCGCACCGGAGACCTTGGACGACTGACCCTCACCGGGGAACTGGTCATTACCGGCCGGGCCAAGGAAATCATTGTCCTGGCCAGCGGCGAGAATGTCGATCCAACCAACATCGAGGCCACGCTGTCCATGTTCCCCTTCGTGCAGGACGCGGTGCTCGTAGGCCAGGACAAGAAGGGCCTGGGCGCGCTCATCGTCCCGGATCTGGAGAAGCTACGTGAATTCGTGCTGGAAAAGTACAATCAGGTGCTCGAAGAGACCGAAGGAGCTCTGCGCGACAAGCAGCTCCTCGATCGTCTGCGCGAAGAAATGAACAAACTCCTGAACGCCAAGAAGGGCTTCAAACCCTACGAAAAACTCCAGAACATCCACTTTCTCGATAAGGAGTTCACCCTCGGCGAAGAGTTGACCAATTCCTTCAAGAAAAAACGCCACGTCATAGAAAAGAAGTACAAGGATATCATAAACCGGCTCCTCAAATAACGCGCCGCGCTACCGGCGCATGCCTTCCTGGAACAAATCGGGCACGCGGCACAGACAGCACGATTCTGTGCACGCGCCCCTCCTGCAGCTAGGAATAAGAGAACACTCATGACCTCTTTCGAGAAGTTGTGGCGTCCAGGACCAGCAAAACTCAAAGCACAAACCGCGCCCGGAAGTGACTCCGCGAGCGGGGACAAGTTCCTTTACCTTTTGATCCTTTGTCCTCTCGCGGCGCTGATCTTTTTTTTCGGGGGAGCCAGACCGTGGATCTGGCAAGGCGTGACCGGACTTTTCTTTCTTTGCCTTGGGGCGTGGCATTTTCGATTCAGAGTCTCGCCGCCCGACAAGAGGCTGCGGGGATTGCTGATCATCGGCCTGTGTTTTCTTCTGGTGCCGCTTTTGCAAATCATCCCCCTGCCTCTCGCCCTGCTTGAAACCCTATCTCCCGTCCGGGGACAATGGGCCAGGACGCTCCTTGAACTGGGAAACATCTCCAGCACCACCATCAGCTACGAACCGCTGGCGACATGGATGCGTCTTGCGTGGTGGCTCTTTCTTCTCACTTTCGCCGTGCTCCTGGCCCAGGCCCTGAACTCCGGCCGAGCAAAATACCCTGTCTGGCTCCTGCATTCCCTCTTTGTCTTGGCTGGCCTCGAAGCGATCTATGGCATCCTGCAGGCGCTGCTGCCCGGTCTGGGCGTCCTGTGGAACATGGATCCTCAGACCGGCCTCGCCTACAAAGGTTCCGCTCGCGGCACGTTCATCAATCGCAACCACTATGCAGCTTTTCTCGGACTGCTTTGGCCCGTGCTGCTGGCCTATGTCCTCATACTCAAATCTCCACGCAAGATGGAACATGTCCTCGGCAAGCGGGCGCAAGCTCAAGTCCTCGTGCAGCAGAAAGTCTTTGCCGTCTTCTGTCTTGCCCTGGTCATCCTTGGCCTCGTGCTCAGCCAGTCCCGGGGAGGGATTCTGGGGGCCCTGCTGTCCTTCACCCTGCTCTATCTTTTTGCCGGACTCCGTCAAAAACGAGTTACCGCGGCCCTCTTCGCATGCTGGATCATCATGCTCGGTTATGGGACAATCATCGGTTTCGACGACATCTCGAACCGCTTTTCTCAAATCGGCCAGGGTGCAACGGTAAGAGTTGAAATCTGGAAGGACGGATGGAACGCGGTCCGGGATCACCCTCTGACCGGCACCGGACTCGGCACCTATCCATCCGTAGGCCGGGCCTACCAAAATGCATTCAGCCCGCAACTGCGGGCCCACCATGCCCACAATGACTACCTCGAAGCAGTCGTGGAGATGGGCCTGCCTGCCGCCGGCATTCTGATCCTCGGCATCTGGGCGCTGTGGTGCAGCCGGGCCTTTTTTCTATGGCGAAAACGCCAAACCATGGACCCGGATCGCCTTGTTCTGGCAGCCGGCTCCCTGGCCGCCCTTGGTGGATATCTCCTGCACTCTTGGGTGGAATTCAACAATGCCATCCCCGCGAACCAGCTGACGGCTATCATGGTGGCAATTTTTCACATTCACATTTCGCGGGAAAACACTGACCAGGCCGGGCAGACGGACTGAAAAAACGCCACTGCCTGCAAACGACGGCTCCGATTCCGACAAACCATCCATGCAGCGGACCTAAAAACAAAAGTGAGTAAGGTTCATAGCGAGTAAGTGCTGATCTTGGTGATCGACAGGATTAATCTCTGTCTAGCGGCCGGCTGCGCTTTTCAATCAGCGTCACGGCATCAAACCAAACATTTCCCGCAATTTTGTTGTCGAATTTCAAACTCTCGTTGCGACGCAATCCGATTCGAGCCATCTGACAACCCCAAGGCGTCCGGAAAGAAAGCACTTCCTCGGTCCAATCCCGGCTCGCGAGAATTGCAGGGCTCTGAACACGCAATTCATCGCAATCCAGGCCTCGAAGCTCCACGAACACGCCCTGATCCGTGGTCAATTGATCCGCCTTCCAGGAAAAGCGAAGTTCATAGTCGATCCCGGGACGAAGCGGCACGTACTGCCAAAAATTATCATAGCGCGGATTGTTTGTCCCTAGAAAATGGAGGTGCAAAGCCGATCCCTCGTCTTTTCCGCGAAATGGCTCGATTTTCACGTCCACGCCCTCGACACTTTTCCGACGCCATCCTAAAACCTCCTGCGTCAAAGGTTTTTGAAACTGTCCATTGATGACAAGAGAGTCCTGGAACATGCCCGACCGACGCATAAGATCAGCCGCCTCAGGCCAACTCCGGTTCTCAAGCAGAAATTCGATGAACCTGTAGCTCCTTTCAGTATTCAACAAATCAGGCTGATCCTTTTCCAGGACCACGTATAACTCCATGCATGTGTCAACGAGCTTTCGCGCCATGCACTCCTGGAGCACGAACCATCTGTTTTCGGGCAAGGTTCGGGGCAAAATCTCAATCCATCCTCCCCAAAAATCCAGGGCCAACATTACAGCCTCCTGGCGATGCCTTGGGAGTCGGCTCAGTACATAATTGAAGCCTTCTTTAAACGTGGCTTCATCCTTTATGTCGGCGGCGAGCATCAATTGGTGCCACCGCCACGGGGTCGAGGAAGGAACGTGCGCAAGCAGAACATCGTGAAGAGATTCCGCTTTGGCCTCCTCATCAAGTCGAGGCAGCAATCGAGCCAGCGCAAACCATGCACCGAGCAGAAGCGGATTGCGGGCAACGCCCTGCCAATACGCTTCAACTGCGCCGTCTGTATCCATGTTTTCAAAACGGGCCGTATCGCCCCTTCGAATCCAGGTCCGAGCCCAGGGATCCATCCAGGAACTTTGCAGCACAAACTCCCAATCCTTGGCGACGAAACGTGACGAACAATACGCCCCGAACAGCAAACAACAGCCCATTACAAGACAGACGGTCGTCGTCAGGATACGCAGCGCTCCTTGAGCGGCGCTACCCTTTATCATCTTGGTGTTTCTTGCCATGCCCTGTAAAAATGATGCCCCGTTCCGAAGGTGTCCGACTCGCGACACAGCTGAGTGCGTCGGCTCAGGAAGCGGCTGACGACTTCGGACCTTCCAAGGAGGCCTCGGTTCCACGTTCGGGGCTACGGTTTTCGTAGCCGTATGATTGGTAGTAATATTTGGAATAAAACCCGCCGAAGCGGCTCTGGACATTTAACCGATTGACAATGCTACCGAGAAAGCGGGCATTGATGTTGGCCAGGGAACTTCGGAACAGCGACAACGCCTGCCGGTGCGTCTTGCCCAGGGTGCTGATCAGTATGACGCCATTAACCAGGCTGCTCAACACCAACACGTCTGCAAAACCGACAGAAGGAGGTCCGTCGATGATAATTCGGTCGAAGGTCTTGCCCAACTCTTCCAAACACTGGTGCATGCGCTTCGAGGCCAAAAGCTCGGCGGGATTGGGCGGCAACAAGCCCGCAGGAATGAAATAGAGATTTTTCATGTCGGTCGCTCTCAATACATCTTCCAGACTCCTGGTTTCGACCAAAAGCTCACTGAGCCCGCCTCCGCCCGGAACAGCTTGGGAAAAGACCTTGTGCAGCCGTGGACGTCGCAAATCAGCGTCGATAATGAGAACCTTTTCCCCTGCGGCAGTAAAAGCCTTTGCCATGTTCACGGCTATGGTCGATTTGCCCTCCCCTTCCGTAGTGCTGGTGATGAGCAGCTTCTGAGTGCTTCCGACACCGGTGGTGGATAGTTGGATGGATACCCGGGTGGTGCGGATGGCTTCGGAAAAACCCGCCCGAGGATCACAGACGACCAGATCATCAAGTTTGTCCTTGAGACCGTCCTCAACCTCGGGAAGCACCCCGAGGATAGTTATCCCGAAGCGATCGGACAGCTCGTCCACGCTCTTGATTGTATTGTCCATAAATTCGAGCAGAAATGCAGCGGCCAAGCCAAGCATGAGGCCGATGCCCATGGACAGGAACAAATTGAGCTTGATGCGCGGCCTGTCGGCGATGACAGGCAACAGGGCGTTATCCACAACCTGGATGTTGCTGATATCCGCACCCATCGTAGCGTCGATCTCCTTGGCGCGTTGCAGCAACGATTGGTGAATATCCTTGTTGGCCGTCACTTCGCGGTTGAGAATATTGTACTGCGTAGCTCTGTCATTGAGGTCCATGGCCTGCGCCTTGGCCTTCTCGGCCTGCACACGGAGGCCATCCTCGTTTTTGACGGCCGCGAGGTAATCGTTGCGGATGGCCTGCAGGATACGGTCTTCCTCATCAGCGATTTTCGCGGCCACATCGTCGATCTTGGCCTTGAGGCGTTTGGCTTCCGGATAATCCGGCTTGAAGACGACAAGCATATCCTCGTACTCCGAGACGAGTACGACGTGATGCTGTCGCAAGTGCTGGATGAGTAGGTTGGCGATGACCATGGGCATGCCGGAAATTCCGGCCTCACGCGCCTGCATGTCCAGGGCCTCTTTCGACAATCGTTCGGCGTGAGCCGCGGCCAGCGCGGTGTTGATGGCCTCAAGCTGTTTGTAGATCAGATTCATGCGGCTATCGAGAGACACGATGCCCGCTTTTTGCGCAAACCGATTCAACTCGGCCTCGGACTTCTCCAGCCTGATCCGAGCCAGATCGATCTGCTTCCCCAACTGTTCATTGGCCAGGCTCGCGGACTGAACCTTCTTGTCCATCTGCCAGAAGATGAAGCTCCGAATGAGAGTATTCACCACATCCCGCGCCACCGCAGGATTCTCGGAGGAAAAAGCCAGGTTCAGAATAGTGGTGTCGCGCTCCGCTTTGACTTCCAGGCTTTTCATGAACGATTTGAGCAGTCGCTGCTGGACTTCGGCCTCGTGCCTTTCCAACTCCGATGGATCCACTTCGGAAGAGTGTCCGACAAGCCTCTTCAGCAAACTGCCAATACCGCTCATCAGTCCTGAACCATTTTCGGTTTCGATGTCCGTATTGAAACTTGGGTTGTTGACCAGATCCAAGGTTTCTATGACGCGCCAGGCAAGAGAATCCGAAATCAGCAGCTTACTTTGCGTATTCATGAACTCGCGTGTCTGGGTCTGGGGAACCGTCATGTCCTCGAACTTGGTAACCTTGGGCGACTGAAGGGTGAATTCGAGTCTGCCCGTGGCCTTGTAGATCGGCGTCATGGCCAGGGTGATGATGGCCGTGGTCACGAAGACTGCGAACAATATCGAGCCGATGAGCCATTTGCGTCTGAGGAGCACATCTAGGTAATCACGTAGGTTCACCTCGATTTCCACATCATGCGGCGATTCCCGAAATTCCGTCGAGGAGAACGGCGCCCGGCTTGCGTGCAGAGGAGTGAAAAATGTTGCGCCGTCCCTTTGGAGAGCCTCGAAATGTTCTTTTTCAGCCATGATAAAAGCCTTTTTGAACCTTAAAAAATTTCAGTTGGTTGGATCTCAAACCAATTAACAGCGCGGTGAAACTTTTCTCTATTCAAAAAAATACGGGCTATTTTAAATATCTAATTATAATAGTATTTGTAACTTTATCATAAATATATACACGTATATATAAAAACACTCATGTACTTATATATCCCGCTATTCGTTAAAGATAAAAAAAACTAAGCGACATTCCCATATAAAAAATTCACGGCCACAATTCATTTTTTTCTAAGAATTCCTGAATAAACGATTCACACAGAAAAATCATGGAAGAAGAGAGTCTTGATCAAAAAACCACCCTGGTTTTAATCCAAGCAACAGCAGTAAAGGCGACACTGCAAAAAGTCGCGCAAGAACCTGAGTTTCAATGCCGCGAACGTGTGCCTGGCATGGGTATGCGGCCCATGTCGAAAAATGAAACATAATAAACTTTTTCAGTTAGTTAGAAAGGCACAAATCCTCTTCTTCAAGGGAATGACAACTTTTTACAGTGTCGTAAGTAAAGGAATTTTTCAAAAATAATCGCCACAGGAGCAGAAAAGGGATGTTGACCAAGCCCCGGGACGGTTGGGCCATCTTACGGCACGGTCTGTGAGTTTCTTTTCCCACGCAGTGACATGTCGGTCGAAGAACAAAATTCAAACGGGATCATAAATGAAAATAGCTTCTCACAAAATTGCAGGATTCGGCCGAACAAATCAGTCCATCATCTTTTCGATCCTTAAAATTTCGACTCTTCTCTTCGCGAGCCTCTGCCTGGCTTGCGCGGCGAGAGGCCCCAAGGCCACGACCGACATCACAAAACTGACAAGCTTCGCCCAGGGAGCGGAAAAACCCTTGGACGTGGCCGAACTCAACAAAAAAATTTCTGCGGCCTTCACCGCGACTCCAAGTTACGAGGACTATGTCCTGGACGGTGGAGATCTCATTCAAGTCAGTATCTTCGAAGCTCCCGACCTCAATACCGAAGCGCGGGTCAGCGCCCGTGGCGAGGTCTCTCTCCCGCTACTGAACACAGTGCGGATTGCCGGTCTGGCCGTCCGTGACGCCGAACTGCGTATTGAGGAACTGTATCGCGAAAATTACCTTCAGGATCCGCACATCACCATTTTTATCAAAGAGCAGTTCGGCTCCAAAGTCACCATGATGGGAGCGCTCAACAAGCCCGGGACCTATGATTATTTCTCCCGAATGAACCTCATGGATTTCCTCGCGATAGCCGAAGGTCTCAGCGACACCGCCGGACGTGTCGTGCAGGTCCGGCGCAAGGGACGACAAGGCGAGACTCCCCAATCCCTGCTCATAGATCTTGACCAGATGGTCAAGGAAGGCAGCGAAGAGCTCAATGTGGCCATCAATGGCGGAGATGTGATTTATGTGCCTGAAGCTGGCTCGGTTTATGTGGATGGAGCCGTCCGCAAGGCAGGATCATACCCCATACGCAAAGAAATGTCCGTCCAGGAGGCCATTATTTCCGCAGGCGGATTGCAGGCCTTCGCCGACGCTGGAAACGTCAAGCTGGTCCGCTACCTCGACAATGGACGAAGGGAAGTGGCGAAACTGTCCCTCGATGAGCTGCAACGAGGCGAAACTGACAAATTCAGGATTCAGGACCGGGATGTCATCTTTGTGGAATCAAGCGCCATCGGCACTTTTTTCCAGGGGGTGCGCCTGTCGCTTGGAACCGGCATGTTGGGTGTCGGCTATACGCCTCCGGCCCGCTAATAGGCCACTGAAAAACAGGTGCCGATCAGACACTTGACGAACCAACCTACAGCAAAATCGAATTGCCTGAAAAAACGCAAACCCGTGAAGACACTCGGGTTCTTTCGCAACTTTGTGCAGTGCCGCCCGATATAACATACACCTAAATCATACCCATAATAATAAAAATTCAACGTACTTAGTTATACCCATTACTAAAATTAACGCATTAACACATGTAAGTATTGACTTTAGTTCGAGATATTGCTCAACAATTAAGTGATATATCACATGCATTTTATACTTTTAAGCACACAGTCATATAATACGAGTATATTAGAAAAAAAATAAATACACCAAACTTGAATCAAACAATTTTTAAACCAAAAGGCACAAAAATGTTCAGAAAACAATTTTTCCCAGTCCTGCTCGCCACCATGATGCTTTTTCAACCACTAATGGCGAGCGCAGCCTCAATATCCAGATTGGTTCCCAACGGGACCGTCACGTTATTGGAAAGCGGCACTGTCGTGGACAAGGAAATACCCGTTCCCAACGGAATACTCATGTCCAGCAACGGACAAAGCTTGATAGAGAATGAGGGATTGCATCTTGTCAGCGCTGACAAAACAGTATTCGCAATTCAGGAAGAAAGCACTCATTTCAACCTGATGGTAATGGAAGGCAGTGTAGACTTTGCCATGAGCCCTGGCTCCAAACCTCTGGGATTCAGGCCTTTTTTTCAAGACTCCGCAGGAACGAATCCATATCTCATTCCGGCAAATTCCGAAAATGTATTCCGGGGCACTCTTCAGGTCACCAAAGACAAAGCCACCCTGACCATGTCCGAAGGATCACTCAAAGTCGTTTCCGTAGATGGACAAACAGTGGTTAATCGCGGCGACACCATTGTCCTGGCTCAACTCACTCCAGGCGCCACGTCGAACATTACCGGAAATCCCTCTCGCCCAACTGCAGAAACAGGCTGGGGAGGAATCGCCGTAGGCGCTGCCTCAGTGGGAATCCTGGGCGCTGCCATAGCAGCCCTTGCAGCAGGAAGTGGCGGAGGAGACGGAGGTGGCGATGAAGGCAGTCCATATTAATCCTTAGGCAAACATAATCCGGCATATGGCCCGCTTTGAATATTTCGACAAATTATTGGCAAAACTTCATATATCCGCGACCCAATAATCAAACAAAAGAAGGACACATGCTAACAAACAAAACCATCATCCAATTGTTCTTAGTCATGTTGTTGTCCCAGCCACTCTTGGCAGGCAACTTTCCTGAGGAATCCGTAAAACTCACGAATGGCGGCATTATTGCCCGTGACAATAGTTCCTTTTACGCAAAAACGTCCACTGACGGCGTGGCCCCTTCCGCCACAATAACCCCCATGGGCTCTATAGAGCTTCTGGAGAGTAACATTGTCGTGGACAAAGAAATTCCTGCCCCCAAGGGAATGTTCATGGCGTGCCAGGACCAAGTCTATGTTGAAGCCAAAGGGCTGCAACTCCTCTGTTCCGACAAAACCGTATTTGCGATTATCGAAGAATCCTCCCATTTCTCCATCATGATCGAAAAAGGAAACGTGGATTTTGCCTTGCAAGCAAACAGCAAGCCCATTGAATTCAAAACCCCTTTTGATACGATACGCGCAAAGCCCTATCTGATTCCAGCCAGTTCCAACAGCTTGCTCCGCGGCAGTCTTCATGTCTCGGAGGAAAAAGCATTGCTGACTATAACGCAGGGATCTCTTGAAATAATGTCTGCAAGCGGACGCAAGTTGATCCATGCCGGAAACGCCATCGTTCTGGCCCAAGCGACAACATCCACCGGCGACACCCAAGAACCGTCGGGCACTACCGGGGCAACGGGAACCGGCACTGCAAGCATCGGAACGAATCTGGTCGTAGGCTTAACCACGTTAACAGCCTTGTCAGCCGGGGCATTGATTATTGCCAATAACAATGACGACGGAGACTCCGGGGAATCCAGCCCCTTCTGAACCGTCGAATAACAAGCGTAACTACAGGACAGAAAAAAACATTAACAACGCTCATCACCAAAAATTAAACCAGAACCGCCTTTTTTTCGAAATGGGCATCGGAGCGAAATCAGTCAACGAAAGGGGTTTGTTCATAACGACCGCGTTTGGGTGCCGCTCGACCAATCGCAAGGCATCCTCTCTGCCCATGATGTCGGTTGCGACATCAAGAGCCTCGCGAAGTTGTGGACGGCGAGAGTGTTCGCCATGGCTGTCGCTAGCCAAGAAATGCACAAGGCGGTGCTCCAGCAGAAGTTGTGAAAGGGACAAGATTTCCGGCCCAAGCCGACCAAGCAGACTGGCGGAGGTGAGTTGCACAGTCACTCCCATTTCGACCCAGGCATGCAACTGTCCCGGGTCACGAAGCACGTAAGAATAGCGTTCAGGATGAGCCAGGATCACTTGGTAGCCCAACTGGAGTAGCCGCCACAGATAATCATCGATTCTGCGAGGCAAAAAACTTCCTGGCAACTCCAGCAGCAACCAGGAACCGCTGTTGAGGGAGCCCAAGCGGCCTTCAGCGAGCATGGATGGCAACTCGGCATCCAAATGAAGTTCACTTCCAGGCCAGATTTGCAAAGGAATGGCTTCCTCCTGCAATCGTGAGCGGAATTCATCTACGGCCAAAGAAATGTCGCTTCGTTCGTTGGGCCACATCGGAGGATTCCAATGTGGCGTACAAATAACGCCATGGATTCCATCGTCGACAGCCATTCGAGCCATGGCAACTGACTCTTCCAAGTTCCGGGAGCCGTCATCTAGACCGGGCAGTATGTGAGAATGAATATCTATCATGGCAAGGCAACACTTACTTGTGTTTAAAAAAAGATCAAGAAAACAAATTACATAAATATTAACGATAATTTAGAAAATAAAAATCAAACTAAAAATTAAATTATTATGCACTTATAAAATTCCATTTAAACAACTTGGTGAAAGTAAAAAAGAGAGTCTCGCATGCCAAACAAAATGAGCCATGATGCTGTATTAATCCTGAGCCTTCTCAAAGGATTTGACGCGTTATCAGGAGTCCTCATCCTTGGTCTTTGTCAGATAGCCTACCAGAACACCATGTTTGTCACCAGAGAATACCAGACCCTGGCTTTTCTGATCCTGTTTCTCGCTCCAATCTGCCTCAATCTTGCCGGAACCTACCGTCCATGGTTCGCGGCAAAGTGGCAACTTGAAGCAAGACGCCTGCTCCTAGGTTGCGTCTTGGCTTATTCCTGCCTGCTCGTCATCGGATATGTCCTCAAAAGCAGTTCCGACTTCTCGCGTGTCATCATCACGACATGGATGATCATTTGGCCTATATTTCTCTTTGTGTTTAGGGCCACGTTAAGCTGTTTTCTGCGCCATTTTGGTCGCAAGAAACAGTTCACCCGTACAGCGGTCATTGTCGGAGCCGGAGCACTTGGCGTCTCCGTATCCAACTATCTTACAAATAACGTCTGGCTCGGTATTGGAGTCCAGGGTCTTTTCGACGACAAGAAAGAGGGACGCTTGGAGAACCACGGCATGATTCTGGGCAGGACAGACATGGTTGCCGACCATGTGCGCGAACAAGGAACAGATATCGTATACATCACGCTGCCAATGCGGGCAGAAAAAAAAATAAAACGCATCGTCAACGAGCTGACAGACTCAACATCCACTGTCTATTTTGTTCCAGACATCTTTCAATTTAAAATGATGCTTTCCGGAATTGTGGACTACCTCGGAGATATCCCAGCAATTGCACTCTGGGAATCACCATTTTTTGGATTCTACGCTGTATTAAAACGCACGCTGGATCTCATCTTGGGCACGCTAATCCTGATTTTATCGGCCCCGATAATGCTCACCATTGCCATTGCCATAAAATTTGATTCCCCTGGACCGATATTTTTCGCTCAGCAGCGATATGGACTGGATGGCACACCAATCATGGTTCTGAAGTTCAGAACCATGAACGTCTGCGAAAACGGACATAATTTCACCCAGTGCGTAAAATTTGATTCCAGAGTGACAAAGATCGGCGCATTTCTACGACGATACTCTCTGGATGAACTGCCACAATTTCTAAACGTACTCCAAGGTTCCATGTCCATTGTCGGACCACGCCCTCACGCCGTGGCCATGAACGAGGAGTACCGCAAACTCGTGGCAGGATACATGCTCCGTCACAAAGTCAAACCCGGCATTACCGGCCTGGCCCAAGTCAACGGATTCCGCGGGCCAACCGACACTCTGGACAAAATGGAAGGCAGGATACGCATGGATCTGGAATACATTCGAACATGGACCCCGCTTCTAGATTTCAAAATCATCCTTCAAACCATCGCAGGCGGCTTCACAGGAACTAACGCGTGCTGATGTCACGCCTTCCTTTTCCGTGCGCTGTCAACTCCATGATGATTTCACACATACAGTCTTTGGCTTTTGAAGTTACAATCGCAGGACAACCGATAAATTCAATCAGTTATCGCTGGATGAACCTAAAAATCAATATGATGAACGCACTCTGTGATAAATAGAGTACGCGAAGTTTTGGAGCGACTTCTCAACCTCGTGCTTCGTGGCACCACTCTTGTCAGCAAATTCGCCCTCCTCTTTGTTCTGGCCAAATTTCTCGAGCCTCTGGAGGTAGGGCTTTACGGACTTTTCAGTGCAACCATTTTTTATTGCCTAATGGC from Desulfomicrobium apsheronum includes:
- a CDS encoding GumC family protein — its product is MAEKEHFEALQRDGATFFTPLHASRAPFSSTEFRESPHDVEIEVNLRDYLDVLLRRKWLIGSILFAVFVTTAIITLAMTPIYKATGRLEFTLQSPKVTKFEDMTVPQTQTREFMNTQSKLLISDSLAWRVIETLDLVNNPSFNTDIETENGSGLMSGIGSLLKRLVGHSSEVDPSELERHEAEVQQRLLKSFMKSLEVKAERDTTILNLAFSSENPAVARDVVNTLIRSFIFWQMDKKVQSASLANEQLGKQIDLARIRLEKSEAELNRFAQKAGIVSLDSRMNLIYKQLEAINTALAAAHAERLSKEALDMQAREAGISGMPMVIANLLIQHLRQHHVVLVSEYEDMLVVFKPDYPEAKRLKAKIDDVAAKIADEEDRILQAIRNDYLAAVKNEDGLRVQAEKAKAQAMDLNDRATQYNILNREVTANKDIHQSLLQRAKEIDATMGADISNIQVVDNALLPVIADRPRIKLNLFLSMGIGLMLGLAAAFLLEFMDNTIKSVDELSDRFGITILGVLPEVEDGLKDKLDDLVVCDPRAGFSEAIRTTRVSIQLSTTGVGSTQKLLITSTTEGEGKSTIAVNMAKAFTAAGEKVLIIDADLRRPRLHKVFSQAVPGGGGLSELLVETRSLEDVLRATDMKNLYFIPAGLLPPNPAELLASKRMHQCLEELGKTFDRIIIDGPPSVGFADVLVLSSLVNGVILISTLGKTHRQALSLFRSSLANINARFLGSIVNRLNVQSRFGGFYSKYYYQSYGYENRSPERGTEASLEGPKSSAAS
- a CDS encoding tyrosine-protein phosphatase, whose amino-acid sequence is MIDIHSHILPGLDDGSRNLEESVAMARMAVDDGIHGVICTPHWNPPMWPNERSDISLAVDEFRSRLQEEAIPLQIWPGSELHLDAELPSMLAEGRLGSLNSGSWLLLELPGSFLPRRIDDYLWRLLQLGYQVILAHPERYSYVLRDPGQLHAWVEMGVTVQLTSASLLGRLGPEILSLSQLLLEHRLVHFLASDSHGEHSRRPQLREALDVATDIMGREDALRLVERHPNAVVMNKPLSLTDFAPMPISKKRRFWFNFW
- a CDS encoding O-antigen ligase family protein, which encodes MLIIGLCFLLVPLLQIIPLPLALLETLSPVRGQWARTLLELGNISSTTISYEPLATWMRLAWWLFLLTFAVLLAQALNSGRAKYPVWLLHSLFVLAGLEAIYGILQALLPGLGVLWNMDPQTGLAYKGSARGTFINRNHYAAFLGLLWPVLLAYVLILKSPRKMEHVLGKRAQAQVLVQQKVFAVFCLALVILGLVLSQSRGGILGALLSFTLLYLFAGLRQKRVTAALFACWIIMLGYGTIIGFDDISNRFSQIGQGATVRVEIWKDGWNAVRDHPLTGTGLGTYPSVGRAYQNAFSPQLRAHHAHNDYLEAVVEMGLPAAGILILGIWALWCSRAFFLWRKRQTMDPDRLVLAAGSLAALGGYLLHSWVEFNNAIPANQLTAIMVAIFHIHISRENTDQAGQTD
- a CDS encoding AMP-dependent synthetase/ligase, which translates into the protein MAFAPTFFHTFLETCDRHRDNLAFIYRVGEDEFRVTYEKFFEDVLILARAFKANKVRKGDKVFILSDNRYSWIVTDLALQALGAVSVPRGTDTPPSEVEFIVNHSDAEFLIVETDKNYKDCQALIKSLKLKGVFIAAGSEKHSWFDKATSYAELLENRSIEPKDIEWFRGLADKITPEDLLTIIYTSGTTGTPKGVMLNHANIMHNVRTLPPLIRLQADDVWVSILPTWHIFERTAEYIGIATGSCLVYSSIRTFAADLESYKPTLVATVPRIWESLYSKITTGLKKKDPKKAKIFNLLVRVSAAYRRNARVLRDQLPVFKKRAFPLRLADKVQALVSNMFLFLPNLLAKKKLVLVQEKFGGRLKGAISGGGSLPPYLDEWIDAIGIRIINAYGMTECSPGIAGRGFNCDIFGTIGPPVGETELRIVNDLGEPVPKGVEGEIQVRGAQVFKGYYKNDEANENAFSLDGFLRTGDLGRLTLTGELVITGRAKEIIVLASGENVDPTNIEATLSMFPFVQDAVLVGQDKKGLGALIVPDLEKLREFVLEKYNQVLEETEGALRDKQLLDRLREEMNKLLNAKKGFKPYEKLQNIHFLDKEFTLGEELTNSFKKKRHVIEKKYKDIINRLLK
- a CDS encoding polysaccharide biosynthesis/export family protein, which translates into the protein MKIASHKIAGFGRTNQSIIFSILKISTLLFASLCLACAARGPKATTDITKLTSFAQGAEKPLDVAELNKKISAAFTATPSYEDYVLDGGDLIQVSIFEAPDLNTEARVSARGEVSLPLLNTVRIAGLAVRDAELRIEELYRENYLQDPHITIFIKEQFGSKVTMMGALNKPGTYDYFSRMNLMDFLAIAEGLSDTAGRVVQVRRKGRQGETPQSLLIDLDQMVKEGSEELNVAINGGDVIYVPEAGSVYVDGAVRKAGSYPIRKEMSVQEAIISAGGLQAFADAGNVKLVRYLDNGRREVAKLSLDELQRGETDKFRIQDRDVIFVESSAIGTFFQGVRLSLGTGMLGVGYTPPAR